The Clostridiales bacterium genome window below encodes:
- a CDS encoding ORF6N domain-containing protein, with product MIPVSSATLGIRVVRRVRVLLDEDLAELYGVETRALTQAVRRNLQRFPADFMFELTREE from the coding sequence ATCATTCCAGTTTCGTCAGCAACACTGGGCATTCGAGTCGTGCGTAGAGTGCGCGTCTTGCTCGACGAGGACCTCGCGGAACTCTACGGAGTCGAGACGCGCGCGCTGACCCAGGCGGTCCGGCGCAATCTTCAGCGGTTTCCCGCAGACTTCATGTTCGAGCTTACTCGTGAGGAGTGA